One window from the genome of Thermoleophilaceae bacterium encodes:
- a CDS encoding metallophosphoesterase family protein: MSPHRSDTVDPDLGKTLRIALISDVHANLPAFRAVLDDVGDAGVDETWCLGDLVGYGAQPDDCVALAREACDVCLVGNHDLVVLDRLDINTFSLNAALAARWTQENIRRESLDFMSGLEPAANGREVGLFHGSPRDPVWEYVLSALQADACIDAMEQRVGAIGHSHVALFFTRSDSGEVRGEQAPAGTELDLSSGRWLVNPGGVGQPRDGDPRAAWLLLDLGSWTAQWRRVEYPIAEAAQAIERAGLPQALADRLYRGE; the protein is encoded by the coding sequence ATGAGCCCCCATCGAAGCGACACTGTAGACCCCGACCTGGGCAAGACACTGAGGATCGCGCTGATCTCCGACGTTCACGCCAACCTTCCAGCCTTCCGGGCCGTGCTCGACGACGTCGGCGACGCGGGCGTGGACGAGACCTGGTGCCTGGGTGACCTGGTGGGCTATGGCGCGCAGCCGGACGACTGCGTGGCGCTCGCGCGCGAGGCGTGCGACGTCTGCCTCGTCGGCAATCACGACCTCGTGGTGCTCGACAGGCTCGACATCAACACCTTCTCCCTCAACGCGGCGCTCGCCGCGCGCTGGACGCAGGAGAACATCCGGCGAGAGTCGCTCGACTTCATGAGCGGGCTCGAGCCGGCCGCGAACGGGCGCGAGGTCGGCCTCTTCCACGGAAGCCCCCGCGACCCCGTTTGGGAGTACGTGCTCTCCGCGCTCCAGGCGGACGCCTGCATAGACGCGATGGAGCAGCGGGTCGGCGCGATCGGTCATTCGCACGTGGCGCTCTTCTTCACGCGGTCGGACAGCGGCGAGGTGCGCGGCGAGCAGGCGCCCGCGGGCACCGAGCTCGACCTGTCCTCCGGCCGCTGGCTGGTGAACCCCGGTGGAGTTGGGCAGCCGCGCGACGGCGACCCGCGGGCGGCGTGGCTCCTGCTCGATCTGGGTAGCTGGACGGCTCAGTGGCGGCGCGTGGAGTATCCGATCGCCGAGGCGGCCCAGGCAATCGAGCGGGCGGGGCTGCCGCAGGCGCTGGCGGACCGGCTCTACAGGGGCGAGTGA